The region GTTGACACTCCTTGGAGGAGGGACACAAGCCCCTACTTCCCCTGTCTCCCCCGCTCTCCTACTCCCCTTGTCCACTAGCAAATCAGTGGTTAATATTAGAGATATGAGGGGAAGTCTCTGAACAGAGCAACGCTTTGGATAGAGATTGAGTTAAGCTTACAGTTAATAAAACGGTGTAAATATAAAGTCCGATGAGCGAGCAAAGTCCCTATGAACAGCTTGGGGTTACCGTTGATGCTTCCTTTGATGAAATTCAGGAAGCCCGGGATCGCCTAAAACAACAATATAGTGGTGAGCGTAAGCTGCTGGAATCGATTGAAGCAGCTTATGATGCCATTTTGATGGATCGGCTAAAACTGCGGCAAGAGGGCAAAATTAAAGTCCCGGAAAGGATTCGTTTTCCTGAACGAGCGACCCCAACCCCCCCGCCTGGTGTTCAACCTCCAGTCAACCAAAAGCCCAATTGGTTACAACAACTGCTGGATACTCCCAGCCGTGCTGATCTTTTGTGGCCATCGGGAATCTATGCGACGTTAGGGGGTTTAAGTCTATATCCGGGTTCACCGGAATCCATTTTAACCCTGACTCTCGCCTTGGGAGTTGGCTCTTGCTTGTATTTTCTAAACCGGAAAGAAAATAAATTTGGTCGAGCCGTTTTACTCACGGTGGTGGGTTTAATTACGGGATTATTGTTAGGGAGTTTACTAAGTCCAATTGCTGGAACAGCTTTTGCTGTTGAACGGTTTATTTCTTTAATCACTTTTACTGTTTTGTGGATCGTGAGTTGCTTTCTACGTTAATTCAAACGAGGTTAAATTCTGATCAAATCCCACTGCTAATTTCTATAAAAAATAGGGCTATTTCTATGTTTTGAAATAGCCCTATTTTTTATAAGAGGGAACAGGGAACAGGGAACAGGGAACAGGGAATAGGGAATAGGGAATAGGGAATAGGAAGAACAAGACTTAAGCTTATAGGTTGGCTGAATCAGTCTAGGTTCTAACTGTTCTGGTAACTGTTATAAAACCCTGCAATTTTTGAACCTTGAATTAAGCGATCGCAGCCATTTTAACATCATTATTGGCTAACAATTCTTGCAGTTCATCCGCATCTACCGTCTCTTTATCAATTAACAAATCCGCTAATTGATTCAAAACATGGCGGTTTTCAACTAACACTTGTTTTGCCCGTTTATAGGCTTCATCCACCAGTTGACGGACTTCTCCATCAATAGTAGAAGCAGTTTCTTCAGAAAAATCCCGTTCTGACATAATATCCCGTCCCAGGAAAATATTCCCCTGCTGACGACCTAACGCTACTGGGCCAAGGCGATCGCTCATCCCATAACGAGTAATCATTTGACGGGCCACACGAGTTACCTGTTGTAAATCATTAGAAGCGCCTGTTGTAACTTCTTCTTCCCCGAAGATAATCTCTTCAGCCACCCGACCGCCCAAGGCGACGGCCATTTGATTTTGCAAATAAGAACGGCTGAATAAACCGGAGTCCATGCGTTCTTCACTGGGCATGAACCAGGTTAAACCCCCAGCCCGACCGCGAGGAATAATGCTAATTTTCTGTACGGGGTCATAGTCTGGCATTAACGCCCCAACTAAAGCGTGACCCGCTTCGTGATAAGCCACCAGGGTTTTGCGTTTTTCGCTCATCACCCGATCTTTCTTCTCAGGGCCAGCTAATACCCGGTCAATGGCATCATTAACTTCATCCATTGAAATTTCTGTCAAGTTGCGACGGGCGGCTAAAATAGCGGCTTCGTTCAACAAGTTGGACAAGTCCGCTCCGGTAAACCCAGGCGTCCGACGGGCAATTTTGTCCAAGTCCACATCTTTAGCCAAGGTTTTACCCCGTGCATGAACTCGGAGAATTTCTGAACGGCCGTTATAGTCGGGACGGTCAACAACCACTTGACGGTCAAACCGACCCGGACGCATTAAGGCGGAGTCTAAGACATCGGGGCGGTTGGTCGCAGCAATAATAATAATGCCTGTATTGCCTTCAAACCCGTCCATTTCCGTTAATAACTGGTTGAGGGTTTGTTCGCGTTCATCGTTACCGCCTCCTAAACCAGCCCCCCGTTGACGTCCTACCGCGTCAATTTCATCGATAAATACGATACAAGGTGCATTGGCTTTCGCTTGTTCAAACAGGTCACGAACCCGGGATGCACCGACCCCGACGAACATTTCCACAAATTCTGAACCGGAAATACTGAAGAAAGGAACTCCGGCTTCACCCGCAACCGCTTTGGCTAATAGGGTTTTCCCTGTTCCTGGGGGGCCAACTAATAACACCCCTTTGGGAATTTTCGCACCGACGGCGGTGAAGCGGTCGGCATTTTTCAGGAAGTCTACCACTTCGCTGAGTTCCAGTTTGGCTTGTTCAATACCCGCCACATCCCCGAAAGTAACTTGGGTTTGCGGCTCCATCTGGACTCTAGCTTTGGACTTGCCAAAGTTCATCGCTTGACTACCAGGGCCATTCTGAGCGCGGCGCAGTAAGAAGAATAAGCCAACTAAGAGTAAAACGGGGAAAAATAGGCTGCTGAGGGCTTTGAACCAAAAACCCTCATCATTTTGGGGTAAAACCGAAATATCAACATTATTTTGAGTCAGGATATCGATCAGCGCCGGATCGTTGGGGAGGTTGACTAAGACTTTACTCCCATCTTGAGCCGTAACTAAGGCTCTGGAGCGATCGGAACTGAGGCTGACCCGTTCAACTTTATTATTCTTGACTTCTTGAATAAAGGTACTATACTTCCAGCTTTCCCGC is a window of Planktothrix serta PCC 8927 DNA encoding:
- a CDS encoding CPP1-like family protein; the protein is MSEQSPYEQLGVTVDASFDEIQEARDRLKQQYSGERKLLESIEAAYDAILMDRLKLRQEGKIKVPERIRFPERATPTPPPGVQPPVNQKPNWLQQLLDTPSRADLLWPSGIYATLGGLSLYPGSPESILTLTLALGVGSCLYFLNRKENKFGRAVLLTVVGLITGLLLGSLLSPIAGTAFAVERFISLITFTVLWIVSCFLR
- the ftsH3 gene encoding ATP-dependent zinc metalloprotease FtsH3, with the translated sequence MNKRWRNAGLYALLAIVVLALATAFFDKQPQTRESWKYSTFIQEVKNNKVERVSLSSDRSRALVTAQDGSKVLVNLPNDPALIDILTQNNVDISVLPQNDEGFWFKALSSLFFPVLLLVGLFFLLRRAQNGPGSQAMNFGKSKARVQMEPQTQVTFGDVAGIEQAKLELSEVVDFLKNADRFTAVGAKIPKGVLLVGPPGTGKTLLAKAVAGEAGVPFFSISGSEFVEMFVGVGASRVRDLFEQAKANAPCIVFIDEIDAVGRQRGAGLGGGNDEREQTLNQLLTEMDGFEGNTGIIIIAATNRPDVLDSALMRPGRFDRQVVVDRPDYNGRSEILRVHARGKTLAKDVDLDKIARRTPGFTGADLSNLLNEAAILAARRNLTEISMDEVNDAIDRVLAGPEKKDRVMSEKRKTLVAYHEAGHALVGALMPDYDPVQKISIIPRGRAGGLTWFMPSEERMDSGLFSRSYLQNQMAVALGGRVAEEIIFGEEEVTTGASNDLQQVTRVARQMITRYGMSDRLGPVALGRQQGNIFLGRDIMSERDFSEETASTIDGEVRQLVDEAYKRAKQVLVENRHVLNQLADLLIDKETVDADELQELLANNDVKMAAIA